In Streptomyces sp. NBC_00344, the genomic window TGTGGACCCACTTGTCGAAGAGGTCGTCGAGCTGTTGTCCGGAGATCTTCTCGGCGAGTGCCTCGAACTCCTGTGTGTCGACGTTGCCGTAGCGGTGCGCCTTGGTCCAGGCGGGCAGCAGCTTGAAGAACGCCTTGTCCCCGATCCGCTCGCGGAGCACCTGGAGCGTCATCGCACCGCGTTGGTACACCGCGGACGCGAACATCGTGTCCCGCTGCGGGTCGTCGACCTGGGTCTGCCAGAAGGACGACGTGGCGGGACGTGAGGTGTAGCCGGCGAGGAAGGCGTCGTGCGCCGAGCGGGTGCCCCGGTGCTCGTCCCACAGCCACTGGGCGTAGGTGGCGAAACCCTCGTTGAGCCAGATGTTCTTCCACTGCTTCACCGAGACCGAGTCGCCGAACCACTGGTGGGCGAGTTCATGCACGATCGTCGACTCGTCGCGTACGGCCGAGTAACTGGGCTTGGACTGGGTCTCGAGCGAGAAACCGGCCTGCGGCATGTCGTCGACCACGGCGCCGGTTTCCTCGAAGGGATAGGGGCCGAAGAGCTTGGACCAGTAGTCGGTGGCCTCGGCGGTGACCGCGTACACATCGACTGCGTTGCTGTGGGACAGTACCGGGTCGATGGCCACGTATATGGGGGTGCCGGCCGGGGTGCGGCCGGTTTTGACGTCGAACTTCCCTATGGAGGCGGTGGCGAGGTAGGTCGCCATCTGCTTGGACTCACGCCAGTGGGCAACCGTCGAACCGTGCGACGAACGGTTCGATATCAGGCGCCCGTTGGACACCCCCGTCAGTCCCTTGGGCGCCGTGATGGTGATGTCGAAGGCAGCCTTGTCGGACGGGTGGTCACTGGAGGGGAACCAGGTGGACGCGGCATTGGGTTCACAGGCGACGAACACGCCGTCGTCGGTCTTCATCCAGCCGTAGTCGGATCCGAAGACGATCGGCCCGCTGAGCGACTCCGGCACGCCGCCGTACACGACCTCGACGGTGAAGGTACGGCCCTTGCGCAGGGCATCACGGGGATTGATGCGTATCTCGTCTGCGGAGCGGGTGAAACGGGCGGCCCTGCCGTTCACCTCGACCGACGCGACGTCGAGCTTCTGCAGGTCGAGGTCGAACGAAGAGAGATTCTGAG contains:
- a CDS encoding M1 family metallopeptidase is translated as MSLSRSARLAALATATASFCLIAAAPAPSSGSAGIGDPYFPELGNGGFDALHYGLDIAYNPGTDRLDGHTTITARATQNLSSFDLDLQKLDVASVEVNGRAARFTRSADEIRINPRDALRKGRTFTVEVVYGGVPESLSGPIVFGSDYGWMKTDDGVFVACEPNAASTWFPSSDHPSDKAAFDITITAPKGLTGVSNGRLISNRSSHGSTVAHWRESKQMATYLATASIGKFDVKTGRTPAGTPIYVAIDPVLSHSNAVDVYAVTAEATDYWSKLFGPYPFEETGAVVDDMPQAGFSLETQSKPSYSAVRDESTIVHELAHQWFGDSVSVKQWKNIWLNEGFATYAQWLWDEHRGTRSAHDAFLAGYTSRPATSSFWQTQVDDPQRDTMFASAVYQRGAMTLQVLRERIGDKAFFKLLPAWTKAHRYGNVDTQEFEALAEKISGQQLDDLFDKWVHTTGKPAL